From Pseudovibrio sp. Tun.PSC04-5.I4, a single genomic window includes:
- a CDS encoding type I secretion system permease/ATPase: protein MEIFSSSSPHALKIEEGCHPMHEVLDPLVESIAYISRVNGNFLSKTAITAGLPLQDKRLKISQVERASENCGLSARKQRIALTDLSCTNVPCLLVFHDKSLRILTGYDNSTRQAQLLDPEHLNNPQYLSLDILQRAYSGNAVLFHPLRSRGVNGKLAQKGKHWFWPEFTSFWPDYAYITAASVLINCLAVASPLYIMHVYDHVLLNFAASSFFALTLGVMIALLGDSVLKIARSSILNRLGKTADLQLASKIFSHMQHVDFTAKTKSSGEYAGTIHEYEKIKDVFSSTALIAFFDFCFIGVFICVLFFIVGPIAWIPLLAIPLVCLINLAAQLPLACSTQAASAEGSKRQNILMETLSGHETVRALNAEAHMQAKWEQSVDRSSEIHLRSRYWSNLALSSTGNVHGMVAILIMVWGVYRVDSGVVTMGGLIAAMMLSSRVFALLTSVSNALVQLRQALHTYRQLSELINLPTERKPDRVTANLRVCRGEVQFRNVSFAYPQSETASLSGCSFTVEPGQTVGLIGCIGSGKSTFGRLISGLRYPTEGAVLIDGIDTRQFDPTDLRSFVGYLSQETTLFQGSLRENLCVGLPHLSNEEIEEACAVTGLDSIVKRHPAGYNMQVGENGNALSGGQRQCVALTRILLRKPRILFLDEPSSQLDFAAEQRLLTGLKRFNNGSLTLILSTHRTSLLRLTTHLIALDQGHIVADGPTEDVMQQLQQPFIHEVAQPAQVPIEERLRA, encoded by the coding sequence ATGGAAATTTTTAGCTCGTCCAGCCCTCATGCCCTCAAAATCGAGGAAGGTTGCCATCCAATGCATGAGGTGCTGGACCCCCTCGTGGAAAGTATTGCTTACATTTCGCGGGTAAACGGGAATTTCCTCAGTAAAACAGCAATTACAGCTGGTCTTCCTCTTCAGGACAAACGATTGAAAATTTCTCAGGTGGAGCGCGCCTCTGAAAACTGTGGGCTCTCAGCACGGAAGCAACGCATTGCTCTCACTGACCTTTCTTGCACCAATGTGCCATGCCTGCTGGTCTTTCACGACAAGTCTCTCCGCATCCTGACTGGCTATGACAATTCCACGCGACAAGCGCAGTTGCTTGACCCTGAACATTTGAATAATCCGCAGTATCTGAGTCTGGATATTCTCCAGCGTGCTTATTCCGGTAATGCAGTCCTGTTTCATCCTCTGCGCTCCCGAGGTGTCAACGGTAAGCTCGCACAAAAAGGTAAGCACTGGTTCTGGCCGGAGTTCACTTCATTCTGGCCGGATTATGCCTATATTACAGCGGCTTCCGTACTCATCAACTGCCTTGCGGTAGCCTCGCCTTTGTACATCATGCATGTCTATGACCACGTTTTGCTAAATTTTGCGGCTTCCTCCTTTTTTGCCCTGACACTCGGTGTGATGATTGCATTGCTCGGCGACAGTGTGTTGAAGATTGCGCGATCTTCCATTCTCAATCGGCTTGGGAAGACAGCTGATCTTCAACTCGCCTCCAAGATTTTCTCTCATATGCAACATGTGGACTTCACTGCAAAAACAAAGAGTTCTGGAGAATACGCAGGGACCATTCATGAGTATGAGAAGATCAAAGACGTCTTCAGCTCCACTGCCCTCATTGCCTTTTTTGACTTCTGTTTCATCGGAGTCTTCATCTGTGTCCTGTTTTTCATTGTTGGCCCCATCGCCTGGATACCCTTGTTGGCTATACCTCTTGTCTGCCTGATCAATCTGGCAGCCCAGTTACCACTCGCATGCAGCACGCAAGCCGCAAGTGCGGAGGGTAGCAAGCGGCAAAACATCCTTATGGAAACGTTGTCCGGGCATGAAACCGTTCGTGCTCTGAACGCAGAAGCGCATATGCAAGCCAAATGGGAACAGTCTGTTGATCGCAGCAGTGAGATCCATTTGCGAAGCCGATACTGGTCCAACCTTGCCTTGAGCAGCACTGGCAATGTGCATGGCATGGTCGCTATTCTCATCATGGTCTGGGGTGTTTACCGGGTGGATTCGGGCGTTGTGACCATGGGCGGGTTGATCGCTGCCATGATGCTTTCCTCTCGCGTGTTTGCTCTCCTCACCTCTGTTAGCAATGCGCTGGTGCAATTGCGGCAAGCGCTTCATACCTATCGGCAGCTTTCCGAATTGATCAACTTGCCCACTGAGCGCAAACCAGACCGCGTAACGGCGAACCTGCGGGTGTGCCGAGGCGAAGTTCAGTTCCGAAATGTCAGCTTCGCGTATCCACAGAGCGAGACGGCAAGTCTTTCAGGATGCAGTTTTACGGTAGAACCGGGCCAGACCGTTGGCCTGATTGGTTGCATTGGCTCTGGCAAATCAACCTTTGGACGGCTGATAAGCGGGCTACGTTATCCCACCGAGGGAGCAGTCCTGATTGACGGGATCGACACCCGCCAGTTTGACCCGACAGACCTGCGCAGTTTTGTGGGGTATCTCTCGCAGGAAACCACGTTGTTTCAGGGGAGTTTGCGGGAGAACCTGTGCGTTGGGCTGCCTCACCTCAGCAATGAAGAGATTGAGGAGGCTTGTGCCGTTACAGGCTTAGACAGCATCGTTAAAAGGCATCCAGCAGGCTACAACATGCAGGTCGGCGAGAATGGCAATGCGCTGTCTGGCGGTCAGAGGCAGTGTGTTGCATTGACCCGTATTCTGCTACGAAAACCGAGGATCCTGTTTCTGGATGAACCTTCCAGTCAACTGGATTTCGCTGCAGAACAACGGCTGCTTACTGGGCTGAAGCGCTTCAACAACGGCTCGCTGACCCTCATCCTCAGCACGCACAGGACTTCCCTTTTAAGGCTCACCACCCACCTCATCGCGCTGGATCAAGGGCACATCGTTGCTGACGGTCCAACTGAAGATGTGATGCAGCAACTGCAACAACCCTTCATTCATGAAGTTGCCCAACCTGCTCAGGTGCCGATTGAAGAAAGGCTCAGAGCATGA
- a CDS encoding LysR family transcriptional regulator codes for MNIKLNQLSWDLIAVFVAVAETGSLSAAAKRLHQSQPTIGRQVKAIETALGVSLFYRHQRGLGLTEDGQALLLPAKAMHSAAAQFLLQVEGRKQEGLSGTVRITASHVISNYVLPKLIAEFRVDHPAIQVDLVSSDDAQNLLFQEADIAVRMFNPTQLDIVAKKIGETPLGLYASQAFLNRVGVPKTREDLFALDWVGYDQSDMIIRGMIEAGLTVDRDFFSVRCDDRVVYWELIRAGCGVGLGQIGIGSKDKGLVRLEVEEHLPALPVWLASPHTLKQVPRIKLLFDYLAERHPKLL; via the coding sequence ATGAATATCAAGCTGAACCAACTTTCATGGGATTTGATTGCTGTCTTTGTCGCTGTTGCGGAGACTGGTAGCCTTTCCGCCGCCGCAAAACGATTGCATCAAAGCCAACCGACAATAGGACGGCAAGTCAAGGCCATTGAAACAGCGCTTGGCGTCTCGTTGTTTTATCGGCATCAACGCGGGCTTGGCTTGACTGAGGATGGGCAAGCGCTTCTTCTGCCAGCCAAAGCCATGCATTCGGCCGCTGCCCAGTTTTTGTTGCAGGTTGAGGGGCGCAAGCAAGAGGGCCTTTCTGGCACCGTGCGCATAACGGCTAGCCATGTGATTTCCAACTATGTTCTGCCGAAGTTGATTGCAGAGTTTCGGGTGGACCATCCCGCCATACAGGTTGATCTGGTTTCCTCCGATGATGCGCAGAACCTGCTGTTTCAGGAAGCCGATATTGCTGTGCGCATGTTCAACCCGACACAACTGGATATTGTTGCCAAGAAGATTGGAGAGACACCGCTTGGGCTTTATGCAAGTCAGGCATTTCTGAATCGAGTAGGTGTACCCAAAACCCGCGAGGACCTGTTTGCGTTGGATTGGGTTGGTTACGATCAGTCAGATATGATCATTCGCGGGATGATTGAAGCCGGACTGACTGTAGACCGGGATTTCTTTTCCGTTCGATGTGATGACCGCGTGGTTTACTGGGAGCTCATCCGTGCAGGTTGCGGAGTTGGCCTTGGGCAAATCGGTATCGGCTCAAAAGACAAGGGTTTGGTTCGGCTGGAGGTAGAAGAGCACCTGCCCGCTCTGCCTGTCTGGCTTGCCTCCCCCCACACATTGAAGCAAGTTCCCCGCATAAAGCTGCTGTTTGACTACCTTGCGGAGAGGCATCCCAAGCTGTTGTGA